One part of the Ignavibacteriales bacterium genome encodes these proteins:
- a CDS encoding thioesterase family protein: MVKNTTTTRVRYADTDAMKFVYYGKYFEYFEQGRSELLREIGMPYTEIEKHGILIAVVEAYAKYRKSARYDDVLTVETRCSEMPVARIRIEYRIMLEGETEPIVEGYTVHSFLNESTGRPTRAPAQFLQVLQEAMNNFRE, encoded by the coding sequence ATGGTCAAGAACACGACGACAACCCGCGTGCGGTACGCAGATACCGACGCAATGAAGTTTGTATACTACGGTAAGTATTTCGAGTACTTTGAACAGGGCCGATCTGAACTCTTGAGGGAGATCGGCATGCCCTACACGGAGATCGAGAAGCACGGCATCCTGATTGCTGTCGTTGAAGCATATGCAAAGTACCGGAAATCGGCCCGCTACGACGACGTCCTGACGGTGGAAACCAGGTGTTCGGAAATGCCGGTCGCAAGGATTCGCATTGAGTACCGCATCATGCTCGAAGGTGAAACCGAACCGATCGTCGAAGGGTACACGGTGCATAGTTTTCTCAATGAATCGACCGGGCGTCCCACGCGTGCGCCGGCGCAGTTCCTCCAGGTGCTGCAAGAAGCGATGAACAATTTCCGGGAGTAG
- a CDS encoding glycosyltransferase: MAVRPKKNIPLLSIIIVNYNVRDFLHHALVSLQKAMKGIRGEIIVVDNASDDGSVEMVRRRFPKVHLIASKSNLGFAKANNVGLKQASGKYILLINPDTLVQEDTLQVMIRFFEENPDVGLAGCKIMNPDGTFQLACRRSFPAPWAAFTKMTGLSALIPGSRLFGRYNLTYLSPDETYEIDAVSGSFMMVRREAYEQVGGLDEDFFMYGEDLDWCYRIQRSGWKNYYVHTTQIIHYKGESTKRSSLNEIRTFYQAMHLFVQKHLRGSLVFVFLLRLAITVSSRIAILRAFLRPLAVALVDIILVDLSLVLAELIWFGTVFRLPAHAYPIIYSVPALIVVGGMFWAGVYTHRRMSVSRTILATAISYVCIAALVFFFKDYGFSRGVTIISGMLSTMLLPTWRFALRMMGRSSSEGRRSILGRRTLIVGTDKSAEELLRRLRSRVSDGYDVLGFIDINRKRVGEELSGLSIVGSTDNIGKVIQDLKVSDVIFSTQTLSYTDILSVIGRTREQSVNFHLVPNTLEVIIGKGSVDSLNELPLVQISYNIEKTTNRSLKRLFDIGVSFLLLISIYPFLYLKRIVTGASASQFILRLPAVLSGKRSLVGPPETFQQAVEAKASGFAGSQGHGGSLYLGKPGLTGLIQLQRNRTLSEQEREQYNLYYAKNQSLALDVEILLKTVLQARQ; this comes from the coding sequence CGATGAAGGGGATCCGCGGGGAAATCATTGTAGTCGATAATGCTTCGGATGACGGCAGCGTCGAAATGGTCCGTCGGCGCTTTCCGAAAGTCCACCTGATCGCCAGCAAGTCTAACCTCGGTTTTGCGAAGGCCAACAACGTTGGATTGAAGCAAGCCAGCGGGAAGTACATCCTTCTCATCAACCCCGACACGCTCGTCCAGGAAGATACGCTCCAGGTGATGATCCGGTTTTTCGAGGAAAATCCCGACGTGGGTCTTGCCGGCTGCAAGATCATGAACCCCGACGGGACATTCCAGCTTGCATGCCGCCGCAGTTTCCCGGCTCCCTGGGCTGCGTTCACCAAGATGACAGGTCTCAGCGCTCTCATTCCGGGGTCGCGCCTGTTTGGCCGGTACAATCTCACCTATCTCAGTCCCGACGAAACGTACGAAATCGATGCCGTGAGCGGATCGTTCATGATGGTCCGACGAGAGGCCTATGAGCAGGTGGGAGGGTTGGACGAAGATTTCTTCATGTACGGGGAGGACCTTGACTGGTGCTATCGCATTCAGCGCTCCGGGTGGAAAAACTACTACGTCCATACAACGCAGATCATTCACTACAAAGGAGAGAGCACGAAACGGAGCAGCCTGAATGAAATCCGGACCTTCTACCAGGCGATGCACCTCTTTGTGCAAAAACATCTGCGTGGGTCGCTGGTATTTGTGTTTCTTCTCCGTCTAGCGATCACGGTCTCCTCACGCATCGCCATCCTCCGGGCCTTCTTGAGGCCGCTGGCTGTTGCCCTCGTCGATATCATCCTCGTCGATCTGTCGCTGGTACTAGCCGAGCTCATCTGGTTTGGTACCGTCTTCCGGTTGCCGGCGCATGCATACCCGATAATCTATTCCGTCCCGGCGCTGATTGTCGTGGGAGGGATGTTCTGGGCAGGCGTGTACACACATCGGCGAATGTCGGTATCCCGCACAATCCTGGCGACGGCAATCAGTTACGTCTGCATCGCTGCCCTGGTCTTTTTCTTCAAGGACTACGGATTCAGCCGCGGCGTGACAATTATTTCAGGAATGCTCAGCACGATGCTGCTGCCAACGTGGAGATTCGCGCTTCGCATGATGGGACGGAGTTCATCGGAGGGGCGGAGAAGCATCCTGGGCCGTCGCACACTCATCGTCGGTACAGACAAGTCTGCGGAGGAATTGCTCCGCCGGCTTCGAAGCCGCGTGAGCGATGGATATGATGTGCTCGGTTTTATCGACATCAACAGGAAACGGGTTGGGGAAGAGCTCTCGGGACTTTCCATCGTCGGTAGCACGGATAACATCGGGAAGGTCATCCAGGACCTCAAAGTGAGTGATGTGATTTTCTCCACGCAGACGCTTTCCTATACCGACATCCTTTCCGTGATAGGGCGAACACGTGAGCAGTCGGTCAATTTCCACCTGGTTCCCAATACATTGGAAGTTATCATCGGAAAGGGGAGCGTTGATTCGCTGAACGAGCTCCCGCTGGTCCAAATCTCCTATAACATCGAAAAGACCACAAATCGGTCGCTCAAGCGACTGTTCGACATCGGGGTGTCATTCCTGCTTTTGATTTCGATCTATCCTTTCCTATATTTGAAGAGAATCGTCACCGGGGCTTCGGCTTCGCAGTTCATACTCCGGCTCCCTGCGGTTCTATCCGGGAAACGAAGCCTCGTCGGCCCGCCAGAGACATTCCAGCAAGCGGTCGAAGCAAAAGCCAGCGGGTTCGCAGGTTCTCAGGGACACGGAGGTTCGCTGTATCTCGGAAAGCCCGGCCTCACAGGTTTGATCCAGCTGCAGCGCAACCGCACACTTTCGGAACAGGAACGTGAGCAGTACAACCTGTACTACGCAAAAAACCAATCACTCGCGTTGGACGTAGAAATCCTTCTAAAGACCGTGCTGCAAGCACGGCAGTAG
- a CDS encoding oligosaccharide flippase family protein → MLDRIFKLGKEAAVYGLSSIVGRFLNFLLVPVLTNYLSKGEYGVVSNVFAYIAFAFVLYGYGMDSAYMRFVSSADPADKKQTLSMPFYSLVVTSILFSLVVHFNAASIAGAIGVDPLQVNLIRYAGWILCFDTLVIVPFAYLRMENRARLFASLRLVNILINICLTVFLLVGLRMKEDAVFIANLAASAATAVFLIWIIVPQLTLRLSGRLFKDMLRFGLPYIPAGLAGIAIQVIDRPIVKALTNDDTLGVYQANYRLGVLMMLVVGMFDYAWRPFFLTHARDHDAPRLFSKVFTYFVALLMLVFVTGSLFVEDVIRIRFFGRYFIHPDFWGGLSIVPIILLSYVFTGAYVNFVVGIYLEKKTKFLPYITGAGALVNVVVNLTLIPKLGITGAALATLLSYMVMAIGIYFPSQRLYHVEYEWGRLARLALAAFAIVVPVLLLGLPPATAVGIAVKIVSTVLFVLLVFVLKVFDGADIKETRDALSKMFVRS, encoded by the coding sequence ATGCTCGATCGCATTTTCAAGCTGGGAAAAGAAGCAGCCGTCTACGGTCTCAGTTCGATCGTCGGCCGGTTCCTTAATTTCCTGCTCGTGCCGGTCCTGACGAACTACCTCTCGAAGGGGGAGTATGGTGTCGTCTCGAACGTCTTTGCCTACATCGCGTTCGCCTTTGTGCTGTACGGCTATGGCATGGATTCCGCGTACATGCGTTTTGTGTCTTCTGCGGATCCGGCCGACAAGAAGCAGACCCTCAGCATGCCCTTCTATTCGCTGGTGGTCACCTCGATACTTTTCTCGTTGGTGGTTCACTTCAACGCAGCATCCATTGCCGGTGCCATCGGGGTCGATCCCCTTCAGGTGAACCTGATCCGGTATGCCGGCTGGATCCTCTGTTTCGACACGCTGGTCATCGTTCCTTTCGCTTATCTCCGGATGGAGAATCGCGCCAGACTGTTCGCGAGCCTTCGTCTGGTGAACATCCTGATCAACATCTGTCTGACGGTGTTCCTGCTTGTGGGACTCAGGATGAAGGAAGATGCCGTCTTCATCGCAAACCTCGCCGCCTCGGCTGCCACTGCTGTGTTCCTGATCTGGATCATTGTCCCTCAACTTACCCTTCGGCTCTCCGGCAGGTTGTTCAAGGATATGCTGCGGTTCGGGCTTCCCTATATCCCGGCCGGACTTGCAGGCATCGCCATCCAGGTTATTGACCGGCCGATTGTCAAGGCGTTGACAAACGATGACACCCTCGGCGTCTACCAGGCGAACTACAGGCTCGGCGTGTTGATGATGCTTGTGGTCGGCATGTTCGACTACGCATGGAGACCGTTCTTCCTGACCCACGCGCGGGATCACGACGCACCGAGGCTCTTCTCGAAAGTGTTTACATACTTCGTCGCACTTCTCATGCTCGTGTTTGTGACAGGGTCGCTCTTCGTGGAAGACGTGATTCGGATCAGGTTCTTCGGCCGGTATTTCATTCACCCGGATTTCTGGGGCGGCCTTTCGATTGTCCCGATTATACTGCTCTCGTATGTTTTTACCGGTGCGTACGTGAATTTCGTCGTCGGGATATATCTGGAGAAGAAGACGAAGTTCCTCCCATATATCACCGGCGCAGGAGCGCTGGTCAATGTCGTTGTCAATCTTACCCTGATACCGAAGCTCGGAATCACCGGTGCTGCCCTGGCTACGCTTCTCAGCTACATGGTCATGGCCATCGGAATTTATTTCCCCTCGCAGCGGTTGTATCATGTAGAGTACGAATGGGGACGTCTGGCGCGTCTCGCGCTCGCGGCATTCGCAATCGTTGTCCCGGTCCTTCTGCTGGGACTTCCACCGGCTACTGCTGTCGGTATAGCTGTCAAGATCGTTTCCACAGTCCTCTTCGTTCTTCTCGTGTTTGTGCTGAAGGTCTTCGACGGTGCGGATATCAAGGAAACAAGGGACGCGCTCTCGAAAATGTTTGTTCGATCCTGA
- a CDS encoding Trm112 family protein, with amino-acid sequence MLKPELLAILCCPSCKGDLDYKADQQTLTCKSCGHVYQVKDDIPIMLVNEGGKS; translated from the coding sequence ATGCTCAAACCTGAGCTCCTCGCAATTCTCTGCTGTCCCAGCTGCAAAGGGGACCTTGACTACAAGGCAGATCAACAAACTCTCACCTGCAAGTCCTGCGGACACGTCTACCAGGTGAAAGACGATATCCCCATCATGCTGGTCAATGAGGGCGGGAAGAGCTGA
- a CDS encoding acetyl-CoA carboxylase carboxyltransferase subunit alpha, with product MAKLVLEFEKPVMELEQKIEEMRRYADNLDIADEISTLEKKVDQLRESIFSNLTRWQRVQLARHPDRPYTLDYIHLMTEDFVELHGDRLFADDKAIVGGFARIGDQPVMILGHQKGRDTKSNVFRNFGMANPEGYRKALRLMHLAAKFKRPVITLLDTPGAYPGLGAEERGQAEAIARNLFEMSRLLVPIVVVIIGEGASGGALGIGLGDRVLMFENAWYSVIAPESCSSILWRSWDYKEQAAEALKLTAADLLEQKIIDRIVPEPPGGAHRNHEMVASTLKKILLEELKALMKFKPDKLVEKRVEKFSKMGAWKE from the coding sequence ATGGCGAAATTGGTACTGGAGTTTGAGAAACCGGTCATGGAGTTGGAGCAGAAGATCGAGGAGATGCGGAGGTATGCCGATAACCTCGATATCGCAGACGAAATCTCCACGCTGGAGAAGAAAGTCGATCAGCTCCGTGAATCGATCTTTTCGAACTTGACGCGCTGGCAGCGCGTACAGCTGGCCCGGCATCCGGACCGCCCATATACGCTGGACTACATCCACCTGATGACCGAAGATTTCGTGGAACTCCACGGTGATCGCCTCTTCGCAGATGACAAGGCGATTGTTGGCGGCTTTGCACGCATTGGCGATCAGCCCGTCATGATCCTGGGGCATCAGAAGGGGAGAGACACGAAATCGAACGTGTTTCGCAATTTCGGCATGGCGAATCCGGAAGGATATCGAAAAGCCCTCCGGTTGATGCACCTCGCAGCCAAGTTCAAGAGGCCGGTCATTACGCTGCTCGACACACCGGGAGCCTATCCGGGTCTCGGCGCGGAAGAACGGGGTCAGGCTGAAGCAATCGCGCGCAATTTGTTTGAAATGTCCCGCCTGCTCGTACCGATCGTCGTTGTGATTATCGGTGAAGGGGCATCGGGGGGCGCACTTGGCATCGGTTTGGGCGACCGTGTGTTGATGTTCGAAAATGCCTGGTACTCCGTGATCGCTCCGGAATCCTGTTCTTCCATACTCTGGAGGAGCTGGGATTACAAGGAACAGGCGGCGGAGGCGTTGAAGCTGACGGCGGCAGATCTGTTGGAACAAAAGATCATCGACCGGATTGTGCCCGAGCCGCCAGGCGGAGCTCATCGAAATCATGAAATGGTGGCATCAACACTCAAAAAGATCCTGCTGGAAGAACTGAAAGCGTTGATGAAATTCAAGCCCGACAAACTTGTGGAAAAACGCGTGGAGAAGTTCTCGAAGATGGGAGCGTGGAAGGAATAG